GCAATAAATCGGAAACACTTCGTACAGGTAAAACTGAACTGTTGAAAAATGAGAATGGTTATGTTGTATTTAAACGTTATTCAGATAAAGAAACGTTCATTGTAGTTGTGAACAATACAAGTGCTACACAACGAATTGATTTATCGAGTAATGTAGTGGGGGAAAATAAAGAACTTCGAGGAATATTCGAATCAGATATAGTTCGTCCAGACAATGATGGGCAATATAGATTAGTTCTAGATCGTGAGGTCGTCGAAATTTATCAAGTAACCGACCGCAAAGGTTTAAATACAGCATATATAGTTGCAATGTGTGTAGCATATCTTTTGTTTGTCCTATTTTTAGTTATCGTATGGAAAAAAGGAAAACAAAAAAGACGCGAAGGAAAAGAATAAAATTGGAAAATGAGCTGACTAACACTTGAGTCAGCTCATTTTCTTAAAAGATAAGAAACTACCATGGCACAGGTTTGACAAAAGCCATCTCTATCATGAAAAAGCTAATTTCAACTTTAAACCAGTATTATTTTGATTGTTGGATACCCTATTAATTTTTGAGTATAAATCAAGCCGCTGTTTTCATGCAAAAGTATATGAATTTTCATACCAGGAACAGGTTGACTTCCGCTGCAGGCGGACGTTTTCCAGGGAGCAAGCATCAAGCAGCTTCCTGTGCTCCTGCGTAAGCTCGTCGCAAAAATTAATTTCGCTGCGCTTCGTCCGAGGTCTTAATTTGCTTGCTAATCCCCTAAGATCCGCTGCCTTCCGCTCCAATCAACAGTACAAATAAGAAAGGAAATATGCTTCGGGAAAATAATGAACTGGTACTTTCCATGCTTTATAAATAGGCTATGTGGAACCTGAAAAAATAGATAGTATCTCTTGATGTAGAAGTACTGAGCGGACGAAATTGACTCTTCGTCCGCTTTTAAAAGAATAGGAAAGGATTTATTCTCTCATTAACCAAACCTAATGCAACATGTCATTACCTAGTACAAGAGGGCGACGGACAAACGATTGCTACAAGATTACCGAAAAAAATGGATCGTGAAGTGACGCAGTCACTTCACGATCCACAAAAATTCCAACGGTAATAGTGTAGCTGATGTTTTGTCCAAAGCACTCTGAAAATAGTAAAGACAGGATGCACTTAAAGGTCGCTAGCGTTTCTCTTATTAATGTTTTTCTGGGAAGTTTACATGAAGAGGAGGGGGTACTAACCATCCCTTACTTTTACTTAACTTTAGCAACTTTGCACCTAGTTGTGCTTTACTCGTATGAAATTGCCCATACATCATTCCTATATCCTCTCGTATTGACATACCCATCGCTTGGCTGCATGCAACCAAACCAGCAGCCACATCCATAGAAAGTGCTGCACAAATTTCTGGATCATTGAATCGAGCTCCAACAGGAATATCTTCCAGTCGTGCTACGGGACGAGCAGGTGGGGCAGGAGGAAGTCCAACTGCATTCACTTTTAATATTTTTTCTAGTTGCTTGCTTTCATCTTCCATGCATTGTACTGCTTCTTCAATTATTTTTTTTAGATCATCATCACCTGTATGATTGAAAAACGTTTGATAAGCCGCTATTAGCCCATTGTTAGTAGCTAGATTTGCCCAAATTCCAAATACTTCACCGTAATGCAATGGTTCATCACTCGGATTACCGCTTAATATTCCCATAAATACACTCCAACCCATAAAAAGATTCATGAATTTCTTCACGTATTCGTTATTATGTGGAGAAGTGACAGAATTATTCAGCTGAATAAAAATAACCGAAATTCTATAAATTAATAGAATTTCAGCCATAAAATTTTAAAAAGATAAGTTTTAAGATAATTTATTTAAAAAGAATAAGGCCAATGTGTCTGGTCCAGCATGTGCTCCAACTGTGGAGCCGATTAGATGAATTTCAATGCTTTTTGGGTGATATCGTTCTTCTATTAATTGCTTTAGTTCAAGTGCAGTTGCTTCGTCATCCCCATGACTAATAGCGATGTCTTGTTCCTCTAAACGATCCGCTCGTTCTCCCATTACATCGATTATTCGCTTGACCACTTTTTTGCGTCCGCGTATTTTTTCGATCGGGACAAGTTTTCCTTCTTCTACATGAAGAAGAGGTTTAATGTTAAGGAGTCCTCCAATAAATGCACTTGCTTTAGAAACTCTTCCACCACGAGCCATATAGTCTAAATCTTCCACTGTGAAAAGATGCTCCATATGCATAGCAGAAAATCTAATCTTCTCTTCCATCATGGGCAAGCTCAATCCTTCATCTCTTAATCGAACTGCCTCTTTTATTAGAAGCCCAATTCCAAGTGATGCACATTTTGAATCAATAATGGTTAACTTTAAGTGTGGGTACGTTTCCATTAATTGTTCTTTCATCATTACTGCGGTGTTATAGGTTCCGGAGAGTGCAGATGAGAGTGCGATGTAAAAACCCTCTTCTCCAGACTTTGCAAGCTCTTCAAATAATGTTAAAAAAAGTTCTGGGGAAGCTTGAGATGTTTTTGGTTGTTTCCCTGCACGAATTGCTGTGTACACTTCTTTGGAATCAATTCCAATAATATCTTCATATTCGTCATTGTCTATATGCACCCTAAGCGGGATCAATTCTACATTATGTAATTCAAAAAAAGATTTAGGTAAATCACAAGCACTATCAGCGAATAATTTCATTTCCATCCTCCTAAATTATCATAATTTTTTTAACTTCAATCGGTCCATTAAAAATTCTGCAATACCGTCTTCATTATTTGTTAAAGTAACTTCATTTGCAATGTTTTGAAGAGGTGCAATTGCATTTCCCATTGCAACACCAATTCCGGCATAGTCAATCATTTCTAAATCATTGTCTTCATCGCCAAAAGCGATAATTCGTTCTTTTGGAATGTCTAAATACTCCGAGACATGCGCTAAACCAACCGCCTTGTTTAAGCCATGTCGTACTACTTCAATTATATCCCAAGGTGCTCCCCAACGACGATGGTCAATTACTTCGGCATGTACATCCCGTAAATGATTACGAACCAAGTCTACCGAACCTTCCTCTGCATGAATGAGTAAGCTTGTCGGATCCGTTTTCAAGAAAGTACGTAAATCGCCAGTAGTAATATGTGGATTTCCCAGTGCAAATGCAGAAATCATTTGTTCATCATGATGATGTAAGTACACGTCATCTAACACTTCTGCTAGCATATTTTTAATAGAATAGCTTTGAACTGCTTCTACAACTTCTTTGACAACATGAAGTTCAATCGGTTTATGAATTGTATTCCAAGAAGAATTTCTTGGATGATGGACAAAAGCCCCATTAAAGTTGACGATTGGCGTATGTAATCCAAGCTCCTTATAATACATCTCACTGGATCTATAAGGTCTACCAGTCGCGATCATTACTTCATGACCTTCGCTTTTGGCTTGTAGTAATATATTCTTCGTTTTATGTGAAATTACCTTCTTATCTGTTAATAAAGTTCCATCTAAGTCTAAAACAATTAAGTGTCGTTGCATATTAAATTCTCCTTTCCTTCTATTAAAGTGTATCGTTTTCCAGTTTAAACGTCAAAATGATAGGAAACAGTCTTTTGGACATATCCAATTACTTTGTTAAAATAATAATAAAGAGGAAAGGTGGGCTATGAATGATCGTACAATTAGAATCATGGAATAATATACCTTTACTACATATTTATACGAATCAAACAAATAATCATTCTCCTATTGTCATCTTTTTACATGGTTTTGAAAGTGCGAAAGAGCACAATTTGCATTATGCCTATCAATTAGCAAATAAAGGATGTCGGGTAATTTTACCGGATGCGCATTTACACGGTGACAGAGACGAAAAATTAGATCAAGTCGAAATAAGTCTTCGTTTTTGGGAAACGGTACTAACTTCCATTGAGGAAGTTGGAAAATTAAAAGAAGAACTAAGAGCAAGAGGATATTGGACCGATCAAAAAATTGGTGTTGGTGGAACATCGATGGGTGGCATTACTGCACTTGGTTGCTTAACTGTCTATCCGTGGATTCATGCTTCCGCAATTATGATGGGAACTCCAAGTTATGTGCAATTAGCGAAAGCCCAAATCGAACAAATCGAGCAAAAGGGAATTCCAATACCTTTGAACTCGGAGGAAAAGGACAATATGTTCCACACCTTATCTACTTTTGATGCTTCGATTCATATGGAGAAACTTGCAAATAAGTCCTTGTTTTTTTGGCATGGAGAAAAAGATGTTATTGTTCCTTTTGCATCAACCGCTCATTTTATTGAGGAATATGAAAAACAGTATGGGAATGAACAATTAGTTTTTATGAAAGAAAAATCTGCAGGTCATGCAGTTAACCGTAAAGGCTTATTAGCAGCAACTAAATGGCTTGGAGACAATTTGGCATAATGAGCAGACTTTGTTATGATGAACAAAAGTAGTAAGGGGGATTTATAATGGATCAAGATATGAAAGATAGTATGATGAGTGCACTCGAAAATGTAATTGACCCAGAACTAGGGGTCGATATTGTTAATTTAGGTTTAGTTTATGATGTAGAGTTGACGGAAGAAGGTACTGCAATTGTTACGATGACGCTTACTTCAATCGGATGTCCAATGGGGCCAATGATTGTAGATCAAGTTAAAACGGCGCTTGCTGAATTACCAGAAGTGAAGGAAACAGATGTAAATGTCGTTTTCAATCCACCATGGTCAAGAGATAATATGTCTCGCTATGCGAAAATTGCATTGGGCATTCGATAAAAACATCCTGTTTAACTTGATACAAATTAGGGAAACTCTTATACTAGGAGTTTCCCTAATTTTTATGTCTTTAAATAGAAGTAATTACATTTTAATCTATTCTACATATATGAAGAGGACAATAATCACACTCAATTTCTGTCCGTAAAAAGTTTAGATCGTGAATTGTTATAACCTTTATTAAGTGTAATGATATCAGACTTTTTTATATCGTTTAACATTCGATTGACAACTCCTCTGCTTGTTGCACAGAGATTAGCTATTTCTTGATTGGTCAAATGATGATCTATGATAATACTGCCATCCTCTTGAAGAATTCCCTAAGTATTCGAAAGACGAAATAATGTTGAAAATAGAGCTCCCTTTTTCCCATGTAGTAGTAAATCCCGAAATCGTGTCTCGTTTTTTAAATGATTCAGTTGAATAACTCTCATCCATTCCATCATAAGTTCGGGAGAAGAAGTTAAGAATTTTTCCAATTGGGATCGAGATAGTGCAATTATTTTTGTAGGCTCTATCGTATGAGCTGATACAGAATGTTAAACCGTTTCACAAAAAACACTAGTTTCTCCAATAATACATTGTGAACCTGTAATTTTAAGTGTAAATAATCTGCCGCTTTCCGTATCTTTCGTAATTCTTACTTAACCTTCTAAAACAAAATACACTTCATCGGAACGTTCCCTTTCATGAAATATAGGCCAATCTTTTTCTATTTTATTAATGGAACCAAATTGTTCAAATAATGAATAAATCCGCGTGAATGAAGGGGTAATCCTGTTCATATACATTCACAACCTTTCCATTATTATAACAATAATAGCATAATAATCTTGTCCCGATCGGGCGAATAAGAAAAAATCACTTTTCTTTACAAATTACAGGAAATAATATTATAATCACATTAGTCAAAGAAGGTCAAACTTTATCTAAAAGGAGATGTTTCGTAATGCAAATGAAACAAACAGATGAAAAAAGTCCATTAGAAACATATGGGCGTAATTTAGTTACCGCTGTAAAAGAAGGAAAAATGGATCCTGTCATTGGGCGTGACCAAGAAATACGGGATGTTATTCGTATATTATCTAGAAAAACAAAAAATAATCCCGTGTTAATAGGAGAACCTGGTGTTGGTAAAACAGCGATTGTAGAAGGATTAGCGCAAAGAATTGTGCGAAAAGATGTTCCAGAGGGTTTAAAAGAAAAAGAAATTTTTGAACTAGACATGAGCTCTTTAATAGCAGGTGCGAAATACCGCGGTGAATTCGAAGAACGATTACAAGCGGTATTAAAGCAAGTGAAAGAAAGCGAAGGGCAAATTATTTTATTTATAGATGAGATTCATACAATTGTTGGAGCAGGGAAATCAGAAGGTGCAATGGACGCTGGGAATATGTTGAAACCAATGTTGGCCAGAGGGGAATTGCATTGTATAGGAGCAACTACATTGGATGAATACCGGATGTATATTGAAAAAGATCCCGCACTGGAAAGAAGATTCCAACAAGTTCTTGTAAGAGAGCCTTCCGTTGAAGACACAGTGTCCATTTTACGTGGGCTAAAAGAACGCTTTGAATTGCATCACGGTGTACGTATTCATGACCGGGCAATCGTAGCAGCTGCGGAATTATCAAATCGTTATATTACGGAACGTTTCTTACCAGACAAAGCAATTGATCTAGTAGACGAAGCTTGTGCCATGATTCGAACAGAAATTGACTCAATGCCACAAGAGCTTGATGAAGTGACTCGAAAAATGATGCAGCTTCAAATTGAAGAACAAGCATTAATGAAGGAAAAAGATGCTGCCAGTAAAAAAAGAGTAGAACAAATACGTCAAGACTTAAAAGAATTAGAGCAATCTACAAGTGAGATGCGCAACAAATGGGAAAAAGAAAAAGAAGCAATTCAAGTTATTCAACAAAAAAGAGAAGAACTTGACCGATATCGTCGAGAATTGGAAGATGCAGAAAATAGGTATGATTTGAATAAAGCTGCCGAGCTTCGTCATGGGAAAATTCCTACCTTAGAAAAAGAGCTTCAAGTATATGAACAACAAGTAAATGAAGAAACGGAATCTCGCTTGTTACGAGAAGAAGTAACCGCAGAAGAAATTGCATCCATCGTTTCTAGATGGACTGGTATTCCAGTTACAAAATTGGTAGAAGGAGAACGGGAAAAGCTTCTTCGTTTAAAAGAAACACTTGCAGAAAGAGTAGTCGGACAAGATCAAGCAGTGCAATTAGTAACAGAAGCGGTATGGCGAGCACGAGCTGGCATTAAAGATCCGCGGAAACCTATTGGATCCTTCCTATTTTTAGGGCCAACTGGTGTAGGTAAAACAGAACTTGCTAAGTCGCTAGCTGCAAATTTATTTGATTCGGAAGAGCATTTTATCCGCATTGATATGTCTGAATATATGGAAAAACATAGTGTATCTCGACTAGTAGGCGCTCCTCCAGGCTATATTGGATATGAAGAAGGTGGCCAACTAACTGAAGCAGTTCGGAGAAACCCTTATGCTGTTGTGCTATTAGATGAAATAGAAAAAGCACACCCAGATGTTGCAAATATATTATTGCAATTAATGGACGATGGCCGTATTACCGATAGCCAAGGTAGAATCGTCAATTTTACAAACACGGTTGTCATATTAACTTCAAATATTGGATCGCAATTTCTTGGAAATAGTACAGGGATTATTAGCGAAGAGGAAGAAAGCCTTGTAATGGCTTCTTTAAGAGAACATTTTAAACCAGAGTTATTAAATCGATTAGATGATATTATTATGTTCCACTCGTTAACTACCCTACATTTTGAAAAAATAGCCGAAAAATATGTCAAACAATTGCAAGATCGTGTTCACGAACAAGAAATAAATTTGCAAGTGGATGCAGCAGTTCTTAAATGGATTGTATCGGAAGGCACGGACGCTGCATTTGGTGCAAGACCATTAAAACGTTTTATTCAACGACATTTAGAAACTGCAGTAGCAAAACTACTAATCGGAGGAACGATTCTTCCAGGAAGTACAATAGAAGCAACCATTGAAGATGGCCAATTAGTTATAAAATAGGATTATTGCTACATTTAAGTAAGAATCGCAAGATAGAGTTCCTAAATCGCAAGATAGACACAATGAATCGCAAAATAGAGGATATTCCCAATATTACCCGCACAGTACTGGAAAATAACCATGAATTTGCGATACGCAGAGTTAATCTTGCATTATCCCGTTTTAATTTGCGTTATGGGGAGTTTAATTTGCGATACACGTTAGGTAATCGAACAGCAAAAATAAAACAGCTCCCGCATTTTGTTTGCGGGAGCTGTTTTTTAGTGTTGTTCTGATGGTGCTAGTTCGTTTGGAATAATTGCTGTAATGATAAAAATCAAAATCGCAACAGGAATAGACATAATTAAACCATGCACAAATACAAAGGGTTGATCTTGTACAGAGCTTACTACGTAATTCAACATAGAAACTAGTATTACAGACCAAATTAGTGTCATAATATATTTCATTTGTTTCACCTCAAGCTATTTTTACTATGTATATCATATCATACCACTAGCTAATTCAAAAGAAAATTTACAGATTCAAACTATGTTGTTGAAAAATGTTCACTTATTCGTTATTATTGTTACCAGGTACTAATAATAGATTATAAGAAAAGAGGAACTTTTGTGAATGCAGGAATAATTGGATTAGGAACTTATTCGCCAGAGCAGATTTTAACAAATGCAGACCTTGAGAAAAAAGTAGATACATCCGACGAATGGATTCGAACTAGAACTGGTATAGAAGAAAGAAGAATTGCTGGACCTGAACAAGATACATCTCATTTAGCTTTTGAAGCAGCTAAAGAAGCAATAAAAGATGCAGGAATTTCACCAGAACAAATTGGGCTGATATTAGTTGCAACGGTTACACCAGATCGCCCGTTTCCAAGTGTTTCTACAATGTTACAAGATCAACTTGGTGCTAAAAACGCTGCAGCAATGGACATCTCTGCTGCATGTGCAGGGTTTATGTACGGTTTAGTAACTGCAAAACAATTTGTAGAATCCGATACGTATTCTCATGTACTTGTTGTAGGTGTTGAAAAACTGTCTAAAATTACAAATTGGGAAGACCGCAACACAGCAGTATTATTTGGAGACGGAGCAGGTGCCGCTGTTGTAAGTAAAGTATCGGAAGGACGCGGAATTTTATCATTTGAACTTGGTGCTGATGGAAGCGGTGGCAAGCATCTATACCAAGATGGTCCACATCTTGCAATGAATGGGAGAGAAGTTTTTAAGTTTGCAGTTCGACAAATGGGTGAATCAGCAGTTAATGTTATAGAGAAAGCCGGACTTTCAAAAGAAGATATAGATATGCTAATCCCACACCAAGCCAATATTCGTATAATGGATGCATCGCGCGAAAGATTGGGATTACCTGTCGAAAAAATGTCGAAAACGATTCATAAGTATGGTAATACTTCGTCTGCATCCATTCCACTTTCATTAAAAGAAGAAGTGGTGAATGGGAAAGTGAAAGATGATGACATTATTGTTATGGTCGGATTTGGTGGTGGCTTAACTTGGGGTGCCATTACATTAAAATGGGGAAAATAACTAAGGGACATCGGGAGGAAGAATATACATGACGAAACGTAGGGTTGTCGTAACAGGAGTCGGTGCTGTTACACCATTAGGAAATGATATAGAAACAACTTGGTCGGCAATTAAAGAAGGAAAATCAGGCGTGGGTATGCTTACACGATTGGATGCAAGCCAGTTTTCCGCGAAGGTTGCAGCTGAAGTAAAAGACTTTGATATTGAGAAATATATTGAGAAAAAAGACGCTCGTAAGATGGATCGTTTTACTCATTATGCACTTGCGGCTTCTATCATGGCGGTAGAAGATGCAAATTTAACAATTACAGAAGAGATTGGTCTACGAACTGGAGTATGGATTGGTTCAGGAATTGGTGGGATGGAGACATACGAAGCACAATTCCGTGTATTTTTAGAAAAAGGTGCTCGTCGTGTAAGTCCATTTTTTGTTCCGATGATGATTCCGGATATGGCGGCAGGTCAAGTGTCGATCCATTTTGGAGCAAAAGCGATCAATTCTTGTAGCGTAACGGCTTGTGCATCAGGAACAAACTCAATTGGGGATGCATTTAAAGTAATTGAGCGCGGAGATGCGGACGTAATGATTACAGGTGGTGCTGAGTCACCGATTACACATATGTCTGTAGCTGGATTCTGCTCAAATACTGCACTTTCATTAAATACGGATCCACAAACTGCCTCAAAACCATTTGACGCAAACCGTGATGGCTTTGTTATCGGAGAAGGCGCAGGAATTATCATCTTAGAAGAATATGAGCATGCAGTAGCACGTGGTGCGAAAATCTATGCAGAGATTATTGGATATGGTTCAACAGGTGATGCTCATCATATCACTGCTCCTGCACCTGGAGGAGAAGGCGCTGCTCGTGCCATGAAACAAGCAATTGCAGATGCAGGTATTAAACCAGAACAGATCGATTATATTAACGCTCATGGAACTAGTACTCCATATAATGATTTGTTTGAAACGATGGCTGTAAAATCTGTTTTTGGGGAACATGCTTATAGATTAGCAATGAGTTCTACAAAGTCAATGACTGGGCACTTACTAGGTGCGGCAGGTGGAGTGGAAGCAATTTTCACTGTATTAGCTTTAAAAGAAGGAATATTGCCTCCAACGATGAATTTAGAAACACCAGATCCAGAATGTGATTTGGATTATGTACCAAATGCCGCTAGAAATGCGGACATTGAGTATGCAATGAGCAATTCACTCGGATTTGGTGGACATAATGCTAGTATTTTATTCAAAAAATAAGAAACAAAACAATCAAACAGTAAGTGAATTTTATTTTCGGTGAATAAAGTAAAAATAAAAAGTATTTTCCAAATAAATTGGAAAATACTTTTTTTTATTTTAAAAATAAAACGTTGACACTTCAATGGTTTAAAGGGTTGATTTATTAAAGCGTAGGCTTGAAAAATTCCATTTCATTGTTTAATACTGTCGAAATTGAAAGAATCAATTATCTAGTTAAAATAATTTATTAAATTAGATAATTTAAATGGAAGCATTGATATGACAGGGTTTAAAGAGAATTTTTAAATTTCAAAAAAGAGTAAATAAAGGGAATAATAAAAAATGTATTGCGATTGTAATGAAATTGTAATAGAATTTACACTTGAGAGGTAAGTTGACAGAAAAATTGAAATTTAGGGTTGTGTATAGAGATAAAAAAATACCTTACAGAAAATACTATTCATTCGAGTGATCTAGCGTCATGAGAAGAAACGGATGAGAATCGTTGGAAATCTGATGCATGAAGGGAGTTTTATTTTAAACATGACAAATGAACTTTTAAAAATTAAAGATTTACACACTGGTTTTCGCATTAAAGATACATATTATGATGCAGTCGATGGCGTATCGATTACATTAAAGCAAAATGAAATTCTGGCAATTGTTGGAGAGTCTGGTTGTGGAAAAAGTACGTTAGCAACCTCTATTATCGGACTTCATGATCATAATAAAACAAGAGTACAAGGTGAGATTAATTACAACGGAGAAAACCTAGCAATCCTTGATGAAGAAAAGTTTAATAAAGTAAGAGGTGAAGAGATTGGAATGATATTCCAAGATCCTTTATCTGCTTTAAATCCCCTTATGTATATTGGTGATCAAATAGAAGAAGGATTAATCTACCACACAAAGATG
The nucleotide sequence above comes from Psychrobacillus glaciei. Encoded proteins:
- a CDS encoding metal-sulfur cluster assembly factor translates to MDQDMKDSMMSALENVIDPELGVDIVNLGLVYDVELTEEGTAIVTMTLTSIGCPMGPMIVDQVKTALAELPEVKETDVNVVFNPPWSRDNMSRYAKIALGIR
- a CDS encoding Cof-type HAD-IIB family hydrolase, encoding MQRHLIVLDLDGTLLTDKKVISHKTKNILLQAKSEGHEVMIATGRPYRSSEMYYKELGLHTPIVNFNGAFVHHPRNSSWNTIHKPIELHVVKEVVEAVQSYSIKNMLAEVLDDVYLHHHDEQMISAFALGNPHITTGDLRTFLKTDPTSLLIHAEEGSVDLVRNHLRDVHAEVIDHRRWGAPWDIIEVVRHGLNKAVGLAHVSEYLDIPKERIIAFGDEDNDLEMIDYAGIGVAMGNAIAPLQNIANEVTLTNNEDGIAEFLMDRLKLKKL
- a CDS encoding DUF2929 family protein; this encodes MKYIMTLIWSVILVSMLNYVVSSVQDQPFVFVHGLIMSIPVAILIFIITAIIPNELAPSEQH
- the fabF gene encoding beta-ketoacyl-ACP synthase II, encoding MTKRRVVVTGVGAVTPLGNDIETTWSAIKEGKSGVGMLTRLDASQFSAKVAAEVKDFDIEKYIEKKDARKMDRFTHYALAASIMAVEDANLTITEEIGLRTGVWIGSGIGGMETYEAQFRVFLEKGARRVSPFFVPMMIPDMAAGQVSIHFGAKAINSCSVTACASGTNSIGDAFKVIERGDADVMITGGAESPITHMSVAGFCSNTALSLNTDPQTASKPFDANRDGFVIGEGAGIIILEEYEHAVARGAKIYAEIIGYGSTGDAHHITAPAPGGEGAARAMKQAIADAGIKPEQIDYINAHGTSTPYNDLFETMAVKSVFGEHAYRLAMSSTKSMTGHLLGAAGGVEAIFTVLALKEGILPPTMNLETPDPECDLDYVPNAARNADIEYAMSNSLGFGGHNASILFKK
- a CDS encoding helix-turn-helix domain-containing protein; the protein is MTNQEIANLCATSRGVVNRMLNDIKKSDIITLNKGYNNSRSKLFTDRN
- a CDS encoding beta-ketoacyl-ACP synthase III, whose amino-acid sequence is MNAGIIGLGTYSPEQILTNADLEKKVDTSDEWIRTRTGIEERRIAGPEQDTSHLAFEAAKEAIKDAGISPEQIGLILVATVTPDRPFPSVSTMLQDQLGAKNAAAMDISAACAGFMYGLVTAKQFVESDTYSHVLVVGVEKLSKITNWEDRNTAVLFGDGAGAAVVSKVSEGRGILSFELGADGSGGKHLYQDGPHLAMNGREVFKFAVRQMGESAVNVIEKAGLSKEDIDMLIPHQANIRIMDASRERLGLPVEKMSKTIHKYGNTSSASIPLSLKEEVVNGKVKDDDIIVMVGFGGGLTWGAITLKWGK
- a CDS encoding prolyl oligopeptidase family serine peptidase: MIVQLESWNNIPLLHIYTNQTNNHSPIVIFLHGFESAKEHNLHYAYQLANKGCRVILPDAHLHGDRDEKLDQVEISLRFWETVLTSIEEVGKLKEELRARGYWTDQKIGVGGTSMGGITALGCLTVYPWIHASAIMMGTPSYVQLAKAQIEQIEQKGIPIPLNSEEKDNMFHTLSTFDASIHMEKLANKSLFFWHGEKDVIVPFASTAHFIEEYEKQYGNEQLVFMKEKSAGHAVNRKGLLAATKWLGDNLA
- a CDS encoding DegV family protein, which produces MKLFADSACDLPKSFFELHNVELIPLRVHIDNDEYEDIIGIDSKEVYTAIRAGKQPKTSQASPELFLTLFEELAKSGEEGFYIALSSALSGTYNTAVMMKEQLMETYPHLKLTIIDSKCASLGIGLLIKEAVRLRDEGLSLPMMEEKIRFSAMHMEHLFTVEDLDYMARGGRVSKASAFIGGLLNIKPLLHVEEGKLVPIEKIRGRKKVVKRIIDVMGERADRLEEQDIAISHGDDEATALELKQLIEERYHPKSIEIHLIGSTVGAHAGPDTLALFFLNKLS
- a CDS encoding DUF3231 family protein, translated to MGILSGNPSDEPLHYGEVFGIWANLATNNGLIAAYQTFFNHTGDDDLKKIIEEAVQCMEDESKQLEKILKVNAVGLPPAPPARPVARLEDIPVGARFNDPEICAALSMDVAAGLVACSQAMGMSIREDIGMMYGQFHTSKAQLGAKLLKLSKSKGWLVPPPLHVNFPEKH
- a CDS encoding ATP-dependent Clp protease ATP-binding subunit — encoded protein: MQMKQTDEKSPLETYGRNLVTAVKEGKMDPVIGRDQEIRDVIRILSRKTKNNPVLIGEPGVGKTAIVEGLAQRIVRKDVPEGLKEKEIFELDMSSLIAGAKYRGEFEERLQAVLKQVKESEGQIILFIDEIHTIVGAGKSEGAMDAGNMLKPMLARGELHCIGATTLDEYRMYIEKDPALERRFQQVLVREPSVEDTVSILRGLKERFELHHGVRIHDRAIVAAAELSNRYITERFLPDKAIDLVDEACAMIRTEIDSMPQELDEVTRKMMQLQIEEQALMKEKDAASKKRVEQIRQDLKELEQSTSEMRNKWEKEKEAIQVIQQKREELDRYRRELEDAENRYDLNKAAELRHGKIPTLEKELQVYEQQVNEETESRLLREEVTAEEIASIVSRWTGIPVTKLVEGEREKLLRLKETLAERVVGQDQAVQLVTEAVWRARAGIKDPRKPIGSFLFLGPTGVGKTELAKSLAANLFDSEEHFIRIDMSEYMEKHSVSRLVGAPPGYIGYEEGGQLTEAVRRNPYAVVLLDEIEKAHPDVANILLQLMDDGRITDSQGRIVNFTNTVVILTSNIGSQFLGNSTGIISEEEESLVMASLREHFKPELLNRLDDIIMFHSLTTLHFEKIAEKYVKQLQDRVHEQEINLQVDAAVLKWIVSEGTDAAFGARPLKRFIQRHLETAVAKLLIGGTILPGSTIEATIEDGQLVIK